A genome region from Deinococcus humi includes the following:
- the uvrA gene encoding excinuclease ABC subunit UvrA: MPTSPTFSGFVQVRGAREHNLKNLSVQLPRDALVVFTGVSGSGKSSLAFGTLYAEAQRRYLESVSPYARRLFHQVGAPDVDAIDGLPPAVALQQQRGTPTARSSVGSVTTLSNLVRMLYSRAGTYPPGQDIVYAEGFSPNTPEGACPNCHGLGRVYEVTEASMVPDPSLTIRERAVAAWPQAWGGQNQRDILVSLGIDVDVPWRELPQETRDWILFSEEQPVVPVYPGLSPEETKRAVRRKLDPDYMGTFSSARRHVLHTFATTESAAMKRRVQAYMISAECPACHGKRLRPEALAVTFAGHDITEFSRLPLKQVAALLRPYVSGQEKGHTQLVERQPEQALAQQHLSGDLVARLNVLLDLGLGYLQLERSTPSLSPGELQRLRLATQLYSNLFGVVYVLDEPSAGLHPADTEALLKALGGLKAAGNSLFVVEHDLDVVRHADWLVDVGPGAGEQGGQILYSGPPEGLRQVQDSSTAEYLFRTVSPETHPPRTPSGWLKLEGVTRHNLKDLSVRFPLGALTCVTGVSGSGKSTLVSQVLAETLAVHYGQPNVLQTTDFLDDEDPSDTPAATTVARLGGDVASLSRLVQVDQRPIGRTPRSNMATYTGLFDHVRKLFAATPLARENGFGPGRFSFNVRGGRCEHCQGEGWVMVELLFLPSVYAPCPVCHGARYNAETLKVQYRGRNVAEVLGMTVDDAWDFFRDDAAVFRSLDTLREVGLGYLRLGQPATELSGGEAQRIKLATELQRAGRGRTLYILDEPTTGLHPADVERLARQLDRLVDAGHTVIAVEHDMQLVVGSDWVIDVGPGAGDEGGQIVAQGTPLEVAQAGGSRTAPYLARALDTAEGAAVRH, translated from the coding sequence ATGCCAACCTCCCCCACGTTTTCCGGCTTCGTGCAGGTGCGCGGGGCTCGGGAGCACAATCTCAAGAATCTTTCGGTACAACTGCCACGTGACGCACTGGTGGTGTTCACTGGAGTGTCCGGCTCAGGCAAATCCTCGCTGGCCTTCGGGACGCTGTACGCCGAGGCGCAGCGGCGGTACCTCGAATCCGTCTCGCCCTACGCCCGTCGGCTGTTTCATCAGGTGGGAGCACCCGATGTAGACGCCATTGATGGCTTGCCACCAGCCGTTGCCCTACAACAGCAGCGGGGCACCCCCACGGCGCGTTCATCGGTCGGCAGCGTCACCACCCTGTCCAATCTGGTTCGGATGCTGTACTCCCGCGCCGGAACATATCCACCAGGACAGGACATCGTCTACGCCGAGGGTTTCTCGCCCAATACCCCTGAAGGAGCCTGCCCCAACTGCCACGGCCTGGGCCGGGTATACGAGGTCACCGAGGCGTCCATGGTGCCCGATCCATCGCTGACCATCCGGGAGCGGGCAGTCGCGGCCTGGCCCCAGGCATGGGGCGGGCAGAATCAGCGGGACATCCTGGTCTCGCTGGGCATTGACGTGGATGTGCCGTGGCGTGAGCTGCCGCAGGAGACACGTGACTGGATCCTGTTCAGCGAGGAGCAACCGGTGGTGCCGGTGTATCCCGGCCTGAGTCCCGAGGAAACCAAGCGGGCCGTGAGGCGCAAACTTGACCCCGACTACATGGGCACCTTCAGCAGCGCCCGACGGCATGTTCTGCACACCTTCGCCACCACCGAGAGCGCGGCCATGAAACGGCGTGTGCAGGCGTACATGATCTCGGCGGAGTGCCCCGCCTGCCACGGCAAGAGGCTGCGTCCCGAGGCCCTGGCAGTCACGTTCGCAGGGCACGACATCACTGAGTTCTCCCGACTGCCCCTGAAACAGGTCGCCGCGCTGCTGCGCCCCTACGTCAGCGGCCAAGAGAAGGGTCACACGCAGCTCGTCGAGCGCCAGCCAGAACAGGCGCTGGCACAACAGCACCTGAGCGGGGATCTGGTCGCGCGATTAAATGTGCTGCTGGACCTGGGACTGGGATACCTGCAGCTTGAACGTTCGACGCCCTCCCTGTCGCCTGGCGAATTGCAGCGGCTGCGCCTGGCCACCCAGCTGTATTCCAATCTGTTCGGCGTGGTGTACGTTCTAGATGAGCCCTCGGCTGGCCTGCATCCGGCCGATACCGAGGCGCTGCTGAAGGCCCTGGGCGGCCTGAAGGCAGCCGGCAACTCATTGTTCGTCGTGGAACATGATCTGGACGTGGTGCGCCACGCCGACTGGCTGGTGGATGTCGGCCCCGGTGCTGGGGAACAGGGCGGCCAGATCCTTTACAGCGGTCCGCCAGAGGGACTGCGACAGGTTCAGGACTCCAGTACCGCCGAGTACCTGTTCAGGACGGTATCACCCGAAACGCACCCACCGCGCACGCCTTCCGGCTGGCTGAAGCTGGAAGGCGTGACGCGCCACAACCTCAAAGACCTGAGCGTCCGGTTTCCACTGGGCGCACTGACCTGCGTGACCGGCGTCTCCGGCTCGGGCAAATCCACGCTGGTCAGTCAGGTGCTGGCCGAAACACTGGCCGTTCATTACGGTCAACCGAACGTTCTCCAGACCACCGATTTCTTGGATGACGAAGACCCTAGCGATACTCCAGCGGCCACCACCGTCGCGCGACTGGGGGGCGACGTGGCCTCGTTGTCAAGGCTGGTACAGGTGGACCAGAGACCGATTGGCCGCACGCCCAGAAGCAATATGGCCACCTATACCGGCCTGTTTGATCACGTCCGCAAGCTTTTCGCCGCCACACCGCTCGCCCGCGAGAACGGCTTTGGGCCTGGGCGCTTTTCCTTCAACGTCCGGGGTGGGCGCTGTGAACATTGCCAGGGTGAGGGCTGGGTGATGGTGGAGCTGCTGTTCCTACCCAGCGTATATGCGCCGTGCCCGGTGTGCCACGGGGCGCGTTACAACGCCGAGACGCTGAAGGTTCAGTACCGGGGGCGCAACGTCGCCGAGGTGCTGGGCATGACGGTGGACGACGCCTGGGACTTCTTCCGGGACGACGCGGCCGTTTTCCGCAGTCTGGATACCCTGCGCGAGGTGGGGCTGGGGTATCTGCGGCTGGGGCAGCCCGCCACTGAACTGTCGGGCGGTGAGGCGCAGCGCATCAAACTGGCCACCGAGCTGCAACGCGCCGGACGGGGACGGACGCTCTACATCCTGGATGAGCCCACCACGGGTCTGCACCCTGCCGACGTGGAGCGTCTGGCGCGTCAACTGGACCGGCTGGTCGACGCCGGACACACTGTGATCGCCGTGGAGCATGACATGCAGCTGGTCGTCGGCAGCGACTGGGTCATTGATGTCGGGCCTGGCGCGGGGGACGAGGGCGGCCAGATCGTGGCGCAGGGCACGCCCCTGGAGGTGGCGCAGGCCGGAGGCAGCCGAACCGCACCGTACCTGGCGCGGGCGCTGGACACCGCCGAAGGGGCAGCGGTGAGGCATTGA
- a CDS encoding acyl-CoA dehydrogenase family protein: MTHPDVAPPLPTPDAASWRATVLGLGPQLEERAARHDAQNTFVAESVAELRAAGFLAVGIPTELGGAGLTQAEVAELLREMAQFCPATALTLAMHQHLVGAAVWRFRHGQPGEALLRRVAGEHLLLISTGARDWLRSSGLITPVEGGYRVQARKAFASGCLSGDLLLTSAVLSCSEQVAHFVVSLSAPGVSIEEDWNSLGMRGTGSHTAVLEDVFVPEKAVSLTRPRGEWHPSWSVVLGAALPLIMAVYVGVAEAAAAKATARARQAPPTPERLLSLGEMVNALTTAQLASADLLRLADNYRFDAGLALADAVLVRKSICARAVLDTVHRALETVGGVGLFRTFGLERLLRDAHGAAFHPLPERAQQLFTARVALGLDVAAPWQQTAVDPEVHPAQSNISGLP; encoded by the coding sequence ATGACACATCCCGATGTAGCCCCACCGCTGCCCACCCCTGACGCCGCTTCCTGGCGGGCCACCGTGCTTGGCTTGGGACCGCAACTGGAAGAGCGGGCTGCCCGGCACGATGCGCAGAACACCTTCGTGGCTGAGAGCGTCGCTGAATTGCGGGCGGCAGGCTTTCTGGCGGTGGGCATTCCAACCGAGCTCGGGGGCGCGGGGCTGACGCAGGCCGAGGTTGCCGAACTGCTGCGCGAGATGGCGCAGTTCTGTCCGGCCACCGCACTGACCCTGGCCATGCATCAGCACCTTGTGGGGGCAGCCGTCTGGCGCTTCCGTCATGGTCAGCCCGGCGAAGCGCTGCTGCGGCGCGTGGCTGGCGAGCACCTGCTGCTGATCAGCACTGGGGCGCGCGACTGGCTGCGCTCCAGTGGCCTCATCACGCCTGTGGAGGGTGGATACCGCGTGCAGGCACGCAAAGCATTCGCCAGTGGCTGTCTGAGCGGCGATCTGTTGTTGACGAGCGCCGTTCTGAGCTGCAGCGAACAGGTTGCCCATTTTGTGGTCTCGCTGAGCGCGCCCGGCGTGAGCATCGAGGAGGACTGGAACAGCCTGGGAATGCGCGGCACCGGTTCACACACCGCCGTCCTGGAGGACGTGTTCGTGCCTGAGAAGGCCGTGTCTCTGACGCGCCCACGGGGGGAGTGGCATCCCAGCTGGAGCGTCGTCCTGGGCGCCGCCCTGCCGCTGATCATGGCGGTGTACGTGGGTGTGGCCGAGGCTGCTGCCGCAAAAGCGACGGCCAGGGCGCGGCAGGCGCCGCCCACGCCTGAACGGCTCCTGTCGCTGGGTGAAATGGTCAACGCCCTCACCACTGCGCAGCTGGCGTCGGCGGATCTGCTGCGCCTGGCGGACAACTACCGGTTCGACGCAGGCCTTGCCCTGGCTGACGCCGTGCTGGTCCGCAAGTCCATCTGCGCGCGGGCCGTGTTGGATACGGTTCACCGTGCGCTGGAGACGGTCGGTGGAGTGGGGCTCTTCCGCACCTTCGGCCTTGAACGCCTGCTGCGTGACGCGCACGGCGCGGCGTTTCACCCTCTCCCCGAGCGGGCACAGCAACTGTTTACGGCCCGCGTGGCGCTGGGTCTCGATGTGGCGGCCCCCTGGCAACAGACTGCAGTCGACCCGGAAGTACATCCTGCACAGAGCAACATCAGCGGACTGCCGTGA
- a CDS encoding SDR family oxidoreductase, with translation MGMLEGKVAFITGGASGIGAGTARRFAQEGAHVILADTQTKEGEAVQNEIEQGGGQALYVNCDVRDAQSVQQAITETIEKFGRLDIVVANAGINGVWTPIDELQPEEWDKTLNINLRGTYLTIHYAVPHLKKAGGGSIIITSSVNGNRTFSSPGASAYSTSKAGQVAFMKMIALELGRDHIRCNAVCPGAIHTNIEERTENRDTEKLGIEVELPEGSPALNEGQGEPIDVADTCLFLASDLGRHVSGVEIYVDGGASLLR, from the coding sequence ATGGGCATGCTTGAAGGCAAAGTGGCGTTCATCACCGGTGGAGCGAGCGGAATTGGCGCGGGAACGGCCAGGCGCTTCGCGCAGGAGGGCGCTCATGTGATCCTGGCCGACACACAGACCAAGGAAGGTGAGGCCGTCCAGAACGAGATTGAACAAGGGGGGGGCCAGGCCTTGTACGTGAACTGCGATGTACGCGACGCTCAATCGGTTCAGCAGGCCATTACAGAAACCATCGAGAAGTTCGGCCGACTCGACATCGTCGTCGCCAATGCTGGGATCAACGGCGTCTGGACCCCTATTGATGAGTTGCAGCCTGAAGAATGGGACAAAACGCTGAATATCAACCTTCGTGGAACATACCTGACCATTCACTACGCCGTGCCGCACCTGAAAAAGGCGGGCGGCGGGAGCATCATCATCACGAGCAGCGTGAATGGCAACCGCACCTTCTCCAGCCCGGGCGCAAGTGCGTACAGCACATCCAAAGCTGGACAGGTCGCTTTTATGAAGATGATTGCCCTGGAACTGGGACGCGATCACATCCGCTGCAACGCGGTTTGCCCTGGAGCCATCCACACGAACATCGAGGAGCGCACGGAAAACCGCGACACGGAAAAACTCGGAATAGAGGTTGAACTTCCTGAGGGCAGCCCAGCTCTGAATGAAGGTCAGGGCGAGCCGATCGATGTGGCTGATACATGCCTGTTCCTCGCCTCCGACCTAGGCCGACATGTATCGGGCGTGGAAATCTACGTGGACGGAGGAGCTTCACTCCTCAGGTAA
- a CDS encoding winged helix-turn-helix transcriptional regulator, with translation MEHYGQYCPVSRAAELLGDRWTLLIVRDMVVDGVSHFNDLSRGLPRLSRGLLARRLRELEHAGILTCPSRQAGRRSEYQLTPAGAALVPIIEALLEWGSAWAFGEPRAQELDPVVLMWWMHRRVCHEHLPEQRVVVEFTFEEEPGRGFWLVLGRRDVSVCLHPPDFETDVWLTTTLRTMYQVWLGRVSYAEAVETGQIQVRALPALERALPSWFLWSSAAVAVRRSA, from the coding sequence ATGGAGCATTACGGGCAGTACTGTCCGGTCAGCCGCGCCGCCGAGCTGCTGGGCGACCGGTGGACGCTGTTGATCGTCCGGGACATGGTGGTGGACGGAGTCTCGCACTTTAATGACCTGTCGCGCGGGCTGCCCCGGCTCTCGCGTGGCCTGCTGGCCCGGCGCCTGCGAGAGCTGGAGCACGCCGGCATTCTGACGTGCCCTTCCAGGCAGGCAGGCCGCAGGAGCGAATACCAGCTCACGCCTGCGGGAGCGGCGCTGGTGCCCATCATCGAGGCGCTCCTGGAGTGGGGCAGCGCCTGGGCGTTCGGCGAGCCACGGGCGCAGGAACTCGACCCCGTGGTGCTGATGTGGTGGATGCATCGTCGCGTCTGCCACGAGCATCTGCCTGAGCAGCGGGTGGTCGTGGAGTTCACGTTCGAGGAGGAGCCGGGCCGGGGGTTCTGGCTGGTGCTGGGCCGGCGAGACGTGTCCGTCTGCTTGCACCCACCCGATTTCGAAACCGATGTCTGGCTGACCACCACTCTCCGGACGATGTACCAGGTGTGGTTGGGCCGGGTGTCCTACGCGGAGGCCGTGGAAACAGGCCAGATCCAGGTGCGTGCCCTGCCGGCCCTGGAGCGTGCACTGCCGAGCTGGTTCCTGTGGAGTTCTGCTGCCGTGGCGGTGCGGCGCTCGGCCTGA
- a CDS encoding Type 1 glutamine amidotransferase-like domain-containing protein: MKLLLTSAGIQNPSIHQALVDLLGKPIAEANALCIPTAGYGHPQTNPTHAWRFISGHDECPMTELGWKSVGVLELTALPSIGKDRWVPWVRNADVLLVNGGDAMYLCHWMRESGLADLLASLQETVWVGLSAGSMVMTPRIGQDFVEWPSPTGRDETLGLVDFSIFPHLDHPQLPDNTLATAERWAAELQGPAYVIDDQTAIKVAGSVVEVVSEGRWKLLTP, encoded by the coding sequence ATGAAACTTCTGCTCACTTCGGCTGGGATTCAAAATCCGAGCATCCACCAGGCCCTGGTTGATCTCCTGGGCAAGCCAATCGCGGAGGCCAATGCCCTGTGCATTCCCACAGCGGGGTACGGTCATCCCCAGACCAATCCTACCCATGCCTGGCGTTTCATCAGCGGACACGACGAGTGCCCGATGACCGAGCTGGGCTGGAAATCCGTGGGCGTCCTGGAACTCACAGCATTGCCCAGCATCGGCAAAGACCGCTGGGTTCCATGGGTGCGAAATGCGGATGTCTTGCTGGTGAACGGCGGTGACGCGATGTATCTGTGCCACTGGATGCGGGAGTCTGGGTTGGCAGATCTCCTGGCGTCGTTGCAAGAGACCGTCTGGGTGGGGTTGAGCGCGGGCAGCATGGTGATGACCCCACGGATCGGACAGGACTTCGTCGAGTGGCCGTCGCCCACCGGAAGGGATGAGACGCTGGGTCTCGTCGACTTCTCGATCTTCCCGCATCTGGACCATCCACAGCTGCCAGACAACACCCTGGCCACCGCAGAACGGTGGGCGGCTGAGCTTCAGGGGCCGGCCTACGTAATTGACGATCAGACGGCCATCAAGGTGGCTGGCAGCGTCGTCGAAGTGGTTTCCGAGGGGCGTTGGAAGCTGCTCACGCCCTGA
- a CDS encoding DUF1517 domain-containing protein gives MTTIADQLPVPLLRSLRVLPLLSALLLGGALGVTGGGFGGTTAHPAPAAAPPPGRPASVPSSTYSTSSPAPAGPQASATSTAGTSWGLVVGLGVVGALLAFGFVCALYEEGAGQPRGAQAVRVQVLFENGENVKRQLQLLARRHDPDAPGALATLLRESALLLLRHKADWAYGTAERRAAPGENEANSLVGQWATAARAAFETQTTSQYQNGDVAGGHEHVVVPARTGGLYLAVTLAVSATGLEAAQEMGGPARDVEAALLALSSVGSEHLLRLEAVWSPDGEGEFLSETQAILRYPTLAPL, from the coding sequence ATGACCACAATCGCGGATCAGTTGCCCGTCCCCCTCTTGCGGTCCCTGCGGGTGCTGCCGCTGCTGTCGGCGCTGCTGCTGGGCGGCGCGCTGGGCGTGACTGGAGGCGGCTTCGGCGGCACCACCGCCCATCCAGCCCCTGCCGCCGCGCCCCCGCCGGGCCGCCCAGCCTCGGTGCCTTCCTCCACGTACAGTACGTCCTCTCCCGCCCCCGCCGGCCCGCAGGCGAGCGCCACGTCGACAGCCGGTACCTCCTGGGGCCTCGTGGTTGGGCTCGGCGTGGTCGGGGCGCTGCTGGCCTTTGGGTTCGTCTGTGCGCTGTACGAGGAAGGAGCGGGGCAGCCCCGGGGGGCCCAGGCAGTTCGGGTTCAGGTGCTGTTCGAGAACGGAGAGAACGTGAAGCGGCAGCTGCAACTCCTCGCCCGCCGCCACGACCCAGACGCTCCAGGGGCACTCGCGACGCTGCTGCGGGAAAGCGCGTTGCTGCTGCTGCGCCACAAGGCGGACTGGGCGTACGGCACCGCCGAGCGCCGCGCCGCGCCGGGCGAGAACGAGGCGAACTCGCTCGTGGGGCAGTGGGCGACCGCGGCCCGCGCCGCCTTCGAGACGCAGACCACCAGCCAGTACCAGAACGGCGACGTGGCGGGCGGCCACGAGCATGTGGTGGTCCCCGCCCGTACAGGTGGGCTCTACCTCGCCGTCACCCTGGCTGTGTCGGCCACTGGGCTGGAAGCCGCCCAGGAGATGGGCGGACCTGCCCGAGACGTGGAGGCCGCGCTGCTGGCCCTGTCCAGCGTAGGCAGCGAACACCTGCTGCGCCTGGAGGCCGTCTGGAGCCCCGACGGCGAGGGCGAGTTCCTGAGCGAGACGCAGGCCATCCTGCGCTACCCCACCCTGGCACCGCTGTAG
- a CDS encoding SDR family NAD(P)-dependent oxidoreductase → MTHSPSDAPQLTALITGASGGIGESLARQLAARKINVILVARTVSKLEALASELRSTSGVQATVFAQDLTAQDAAQRIETHVQELGLTVDFLVNNAGFASYGEFHTLPRQHELDMIQVNITALTELTHRFLPGMVERRRGRVLNVASTAAFLPGPLMAVYYASKAYVLSFSEALNEELRDSGVHVTALCPGPVETGFQNRAQMQDSRLIAGSNPLLSPMMSADAVAREGVDAMFAGQAVRVVGLMNKVQTLTPRFLPRSVVPQVVKRLQARNH, encoded by the coding sequence ATGACACATTCCCCCTCGGACGCCCCCCAGCTCACCGCCCTAATCACCGGTGCCAGCGGCGGCATCGGTGAAAGCCTCGCCCGCCAGCTCGCCGCGCGAAAGATCAACGTCATCCTGGTAGCAAGGACCGTCAGCAAACTCGAAGCGCTGGCGAGCGAGCTGCGCTCGACCTCCGGCGTTCAGGCCACCGTTTTTGCCCAGGACCTGACCGCCCAGGACGCCGCTCAGCGCATCGAAACCCATGTTCAGGAGCTGGGCCTGACTGTCGACTTCCTGGTCAATAACGCTGGGTTCGCTTCGTACGGCGAATTTCACACCTTGCCTCGTCAACACGAGCTGGACATGATCCAGGTGAACATCACGGCGCTGACCGAACTGACACACCGCTTTCTGCCAGGCATGGTCGAACGTCGCCGGGGTCGGGTGCTGAATGTGGCCAGCACCGCCGCGTTCCTCCCCGGACCGCTGATGGCGGTGTACTACGCCAGCAAAGCGTACGTACTGAGCTTCTCCGAAGCGCTCAACGAGGAACTCCGGGATTCCGGCGTGCACGTCACGGCGCTGTGCCCTGGTCCAGTGGAGACTGGCTTCCAGAACCGCGCGCAGATGCAGGACAGCCGGCTGATTGCTGGATCAAACCCGCTGCTCTCGCCGATGATGAGCGCCGACGCGGTGGCCCGGGAGGGCGTGGATGCGATGTTCGCCGGGCAGGCGGTCCGGGTGGTCGGTCTGATGAACAAAGTGCAGACGCTGACCCCCCGTTTTCTGCCGCGCAGCGTCGTTCCGCAGGTTGTCAAGCGGCTTCAGGCCCGCAACCACTGA
- a CDS encoding DUF1206 domain-containing protein, which translates to MSTARSQVERAGRQVAPWLEALARFGYASKGVVYGTIGFLALSLVLGAGGTTTDTRGALLRLQDLPGGSVLLWVLVVGLTGYALWQLLRAVLDPEHQGTQAKGLVKRAGYAISGVAYLVLAVFSARIAAQGSAPRDQNSEAQTASQVLQLPGGQLLLGLAGVVLLAVAANQLYSAYGAKFMKRMAFTDVGAQYQGTLKRIGQVGVAARGLLLTIVGIFLLVAAWRNKASIVIGTSEALAWLRDQPAGQFLLGAVALGTLCYGVWCVTQALYRRINVID; encoded by the coding sequence ATGTCAACTGCCAGATCACAGGTCGAGCGCGCTGGCCGCCAGGTTGCCCCTTGGCTGGAGGCCCTGGCCCGGTTCGGGTATGCCAGCAAGGGCGTGGTGTACGGCACGATAGGCTTTCTGGCCCTGAGTCTCGTGCTGGGCGCTGGCGGTACCACCACCGACACCAGGGGGGCGCTGCTACGCCTGCAGGACCTTCCGGGGGGCAGCGTCCTGCTGTGGGTGCTGGTGGTGGGCCTGACCGGCTACGCACTGTGGCAGCTGCTGCGGGCGGTGCTGGATCCAGAACACCAGGGCACCCAGGCCAAGGGACTGGTAAAACGCGCGGGCTACGCGATCAGTGGCGTCGCCTATCTGGTCCTGGCCGTGTTCAGCGCCCGCATTGCGGCCCAGGGCAGTGCCCCACGAGATCAGAACAGCGAAGCCCAGACCGCCTCACAAGTGCTCCAACTTCCAGGCGGTCAATTGCTGCTTGGCCTCGCCGGCGTGGTCCTGCTGGCGGTCGCAGCCAATCAGTTGTACAGCGCCTACGGCGCCAAGTTTATGAAACGGATGGCCTTCACCGATGTGGGCGCCCAGTACCAGGGCACCCTGAAACGCATCGGGCAGGTGGGTGTGGCGGCGCGCGGGCTGCTGCTGACCATTGTAGGAATCTTCCTGCTGGTCGCCGCCTGGCGGAACAAGGCCAGCATTGTGATCGGCACCTCGGAGGCGCTGGCCTGGCTGCGCGATCAACCTGCCGGGCAGTTTCTGTTGGGAGCGGTAGCGCTGGGAACCCTGTGTTATGGCGTGTGGTGCGTGACGCAGGCCCTGTACCGCCGCATCAACGTCATCGACTGA
- a CDS encoding TetR/AcrR family transcriptional regulator — translation MVNQRRARTGTAKAARRAHILEQARQLLSTARYPALTLTDIAARVGLTKAALFAYFSSKEALFLELYELLLGHWLDTLEKHLQLGGTHTPRSLATLVTSVCEEHPDLLRLIPLLAGLLEHNISVDRAAQHKRWLAERLQTVTPLLEQRLPGLPVGGGLRLLTYTQALIAGLQPMSEPAPAVREAFATHGLDLMHVDLSTALQDSLEALYQGLSAPQAPTDA, via the coding sequence ATGGTTAATCAGCGGCGTGCCCGCACAGGAACGGCCAAAGCTGCCCGCCGGGCCCACATCCTTGAGCAGGCCCGCCAGCTGCTGAGCACTGCCCGTTACCCGGCCCTGACTCTCACCGACATCGCTGCGCGGGTCGGTCTGACCAAAGCTGCCCTGTTCGCCTATTTCTCCAGCAAAGAGGCGTTGTTCCTCGAGCTGTACGAATTGCTGCTGGGCCACTGGCTGGACACCCTGGAAAAACACCTGCAGTTGGGCGGCACCCACACGCCACGCAGTCTGGCGACGCTGGTCACTTCGGTGTGCGAAGAGCACCCGGACCTGCTGCGCCTAATCCCGCTGCTGGCCGGCCTGCTCGAACACAACATCAGCGTGGACCGGGCGGCACAGCACAAGCGCTGGCTGGCCGAGCGGCTTCAGACCGTCACGCCCCTGCTGGAGCAGAGGCTACCCGGACTTCCAGTGGGGGGCGGCCTGCGGCTGCTCACCTACACCCAGGCGTTGATTGCTGGGCTGCAACCGATGAGTGAGCCCGCCCCGGCGGTCCGGGAGGCTTTCGCCACCCACGGACTGGACCTGATGCATGTGGACCTTTCAACGGCGCTTCAGGACAGCCTCGAAGCCCTTTACCAGGGATTGAGTGCACCTCAGGCTCCTACAGACGCGTAA
- a CDS encoding sensor domain-containing diguanylate cyclase — protein sequence MTAAPLSHDEYVRLLDLARYDILDTPREEVFDRITRLAARLLDTPVAAINFVDQDRQWGKSNVGLGDTAAPRRDSFCAWTILQDGPLVIENTQADPRFVHNPMVTGEPHIRMYAGTPLTTPAGQRIGTLCVADDQLHPLSAGDLQALQDLAALAMGELELRARTLELARELNAQQRHNADLNRSLDHAHILEGITSLMDLDLTPEETTLNAAALLGEALNADYIGLLIFEGGQVRVEAAHQTPQISPAVRALPSPLPDWSNSVTQTLIHLSQPRYVEDYPALPGALAAMVEAGVQQIAWKPLGTRNGVTSLLMAVRQRDNAVTRWRGSDRALLEAAGRSVRSALNRRLEFELACQEARRDPLTGLLNRRALEQDLCQRLQSARSFVLAGLDLDGLKALNDQEGHAQGDKLLQVFARTLKTELSEAGEVYRLGGDEFVVLEDASEESIHHAVERAVLAARQVGALNGASVGIAHSHEGDGETLLALADERMYVVKRRRQVALSS from the coding sequence ATGACCGCCGCGCCTCTCTCCCATGACGAGTACGTGCGGCTGCTGGATCTGGCACGCTACGACATTCTCGATACCCCCCGTGAGGAGGTCTTTGACCGGATTACCCGGCTGGCCGCCCGCCTGCTGGATACTCCGGTGGCGGCCATCAATTTTGTCGACCAGGATCGGCAATGGGGCAAATCCAACGTGGGCCTGGGCGATACCGCCGCCCCGCGCCGCGATTCGTTCTGCGCCTGGACGATCCTGCAAGACGGGCCCCTGGTCATCGAGAACACCCAGGCCGATCCGCGCTTCGTCCATAATCCGATGGTGACCGGGGAGCCGCATATCCGCATGTACGCGGGCACACCGCTGACCACGCCAGCAGGCCAGCGGATCGGGACGCTGTGCGTGGCCGATGATCAGCTTCATCCGCTGAGCGCGGGCGACTTGCAGGCCCTGCAGGACCTGGCCGCTCTGGCGATGGGCGAGCTGGAACTGCGCGCACGCACGCTGGAGCTGGCCCGCGAGCTGAACGCGCAGCAACGCCACAACGCGGACTTGAACCGCAGCCTTGATCACGCCCATATCCTGGAAGGCATCACCAGTCTGATGGATCTGGACCTGACCCCCGAGGAGACCACCCTGAATGCCGCGGCCCTGCTGGGCGAGGCGCTGAACGCCGATTACATCGGTCTGCTGATTTTCGAGGGCGGACAGGTCCGTGTGGAGGCCGCCCACCAGACCCCCCAGATATCGCCCGCCGTAAGGGCATTGCCTTCTCCCCTACCCGACTGGTCCAACTCGGTCACGCAGACCCTGATTCACCTGAGCCAACCCCGCTACGTCGAGGACTATCCGGCCCTGCCCGGCGCACTGGCGGCTATGGTAGAGGCCGGGGTCCAGCAGATCGCCTGGAAACCGCTGGGCACTCGCAACGGGGTCACCTCGCTGCTGATGGCGGTGCGGCAGCGAGACAACGCCGTTACGCGCTGGCGGGGCAGTGACCGCGCACTGCTGGAGGCGGCGGGGCGCAGCGTGCGCAGTGCCCTGAACCGCAGGCTGGAATTCGAGCTGGCCTGCCAGGAGGCCCGGCGCGACCCGCTGACCGGCCTGCTCAACCGCCGCGCACTGGAGCAGGATCTGTGCCAGCGGCTGCAGAGTGCCCGTTCCTTCGTGTTGGCCGGGCTGGACCTCGACGGGCTGAAGGCACTCAATGACCAGGAGGGCCATGCACAGGGCGACAAACTATTGCAGGTGTTCGCCCGTACGCTGAAGACGGAACTGAGCGAAGCAGGTGAGGTCTACCGGCTGGGCGGCGACGAGTTCGTGGTGCTTGAGGACGCGAGCGAGGAATCAATCCACCACGCGGTAGAGCGGGCAGTGCTGGCCGCGCGGCAGGTTGGCGCGCTGAATGGAGCCAGCGTGGGCATCGCGCATAGCCACGAGGGCGACGGAGAAACGCTGCTGGCGCTGGCGGACGAGCGCATGTACGTGGTCAAACGGCGGCGGCAGGTGGCCCTTTCATCCTGA